The DNA window TCGCGCGAATTCGACCTTTGACGCATCCACGGCCCCTGACGGAGACGCGGTTTAAGTTTTTATGTTTTTTAATAGTTTAAACCGCGCTCGCTCCGACCATCGTCGTTGCGGCCAAGATCGATCCAATCCAAAAACATCACAATACCGCGCCGGGCGCGGTTTAAAACGGAGTCCATTCCCATGAAAAACATCAAGATCCTCGGCACCGGCTGCCGCAACTGTCAGACCACCCTGAGCCTGGTCGAGGAGGTCGCCCGCGCCCAGGGCGTCGAGATCGAACTGGAGAAGGTGGATCAGATCCAGGACATCATGCAGTACCGCATCATGGCCACACCGGGGGTGGTGATCGACGGCGAGGTGGTGCACTCGGGCGGCGTGCCGGATCGCAAGACGGTGGAGGGATGGTTCGCGGCGGCGCAATAAGGCGTTTTCCGGAAAAACGCAGACCCATCAAGAGGCCGTCAATGGACAGGATGTCTCAAGATGAACTGGGTTTGACCATGACATCCGCTGCGGCAGACGTTTGGCGCCTGAAAAACAGTCATCAAAAATTCATCATATACGCAATATTGCATATGATAGGATTTCCGGAAAGAAGTCAGCCACGTCATCAAAACCCTTGCGATGCTCCGCCATGCTCGATCCCCAAGCCTTCTTCGAGGCCCTTGCCGACCCCATCCGCCGCCGCATCCTGACGATGCTGCTGGAACACGACGAGTTGTGCGTCTGCGATCTGCACAGCGCGCTGGATGCCCCGCAGCCCAAAATTTCGCGGCATCTGGCGGTTCTGCGCGGCGCGGAATTGGTACTGGCCCGGCGCGACGGGGTCTGGATGCGTTATCGGCTGCATCCGCAACTCCCGGCCTGGGCACTGCGCATCCTGATGCACATGAAGGACGGACTGGGAACCGAGACGATCACGCCCGCGCCCGCGCCTTCCGTCTGCGCGCCCTGTGAAACCTGATCCCAACCGGCCCGATTCCCCATCAAGCGAGATCGCTCATGAGCACAGCCACCAAGACCGTCCTGGTTCTTTGCACCGGCAATTCATGCCGCTCGCAGATGGCCGAGATCCTTCTAAATCACGACCTGGCCGGCCGGGTGCGCGCCCTGTCGGCCGGCACCCAGCCGCAGCCCAAGGTGGCGGATGGCGCGATCGCGGCGCTGCAAGCGATCGGCCTGCCGACCGCGGGGCTCCGCCCCAAGGACATCGACGCGGTCATCGACGAGCCGATCGACCTGGTGGTCACCGTCTGCGACAACGCCAAGGAGGTCTGCCCGATCTTTCCGCGCCCGGTGACACAGATCCACCTGCCCTTCCATGACCCCCACGGCGAACCGCTGGCGTCCTTCATCGCGGTACGCGACGAGATCCGCGCGCGGCTGGTTCCGGCCGTCGCCAAGGCGCTGGGTCTCGACTCGACCGCATCGGAGTAGCCCATGTCCGTACAATGCGAAATCACTCTCAAACAGGCCGCAGGCGCTCCCATGAGCATCTTCGAGCGCTGGCTGACCCTCTGGGTCGCGCTCTGCATCCTGGTCGGTATCGGGCTAGGTCAGTTTCTGCCCGCTCCCTTCCAGTTTCTGGGCAAGTTGGAGGTGGCCCAGGTCAATCTGCCAGTGGGCTTGCTCATCTGGGTGATGATCATCCCAATGCTGATCAAGATCGACTTCGGCGCCCTGCATCAGGTGCGCGATCACTGGAAGGGCATCGGCGTCACCCTGTTCGTCAACTGGGCGGTCAAGCCCTTCTCGATGGCGCTGTTGGCCTGGCTGTTCATCCGCGGACTCTTCGCCGACTGGCTGCCGGCCGAGCAGCTCGACTCCTACGTCGCCGGGTTGATCCTGCTCGCCGCCGCGCCCTGCACCGCCATGGTCTTCGTCTGGAGTCGGCTGACCGGGGGCGATCCCTATTTCACCCTGTCGCAGGTCGCGCTCAACGACACCATTATGATCGTCGCCTTCGCGCCGATCGTGGGGCTGCTGCTGGGGCTATCCGCGATCGTCGTGCCCTGGGACACGCTCCTGATCTCGGTCGCGCTCTATATCGTCATCCCGGTCATCGTCGCCCAGATCTGGCGCAAGCGGCTGCTCGCCCAGGGCCAGGCGCGCTTCGACGCCACCCTCGACACCCTGGGTCACGCCTCCATCGTCGCCCTGCTGCTGACCCTGGTGCTGCTGTT is part of the Thiocystis violascens DSM 198 genome and encodes:
- a CDS encoding thioredoxin family protein, with translation MKNIKILGTGCRNCQTTLSLVEEVARAQGVEIELEKVDQIQDIMQYRIMATPGVVIDGEVVHSGGVPDRKTVEGWFAAAQ
- a CDS encoding metalloregulator ArsR/SmtB family transcription factor translates to MLDPQAFFEALADPIRRRILTMLLEHDELCVCDLHSALDAPQPKISRHLAVLRGAELVLARRDGVWMRYRLHPQLPAWALRILMHMKDGLGTETITPAPAPSVCAPCET
- a CDS encoding arsenate reductase ArsC; the protein is MSTATKTVLVLCTGNSCRSQMAEILLNHDLAGRVRALSAGTQPQPKVADGAIAALQAIGLPTAGLRPKDIDAVIDEPIDLVVTVCDNAKEVCPIFPRPVTQIHLPFHDPHGEPLASFIAVRDEIRARLVPAVAKALGLDSTASE
- the arsB gene encoding ACR3 family arsenite efflux transporter, producing MSVQCEITLKQAAGAPMSIFERWLTLWVALCILVGIGLGQFLPAPFQFLGKLEVAQVNLPVGLLIWVMIIPMLIKIDFGALHQVRDHWKGIGVTLFVNWAVKPFSMALLAWLFIRGLFADWLPAEQLDSYVAGLILLAAAPCTAMVFVWSRLTGGDPYFTLSQVALNDTIMIVAFAPIVGLLLGLSAIVVPWDTLLISVALYIVIPVIVAQIWRKRLLAQGQARFDATLDTLGHASIVALLLTLVLLFAFQGEQILAQPLIIALLAVPILIQVFFNSSLAYWLNRKVGEKHNVACPSALIGASNFFELAVAAAIALFGFQSGAALATVVGVLIEVPVMLLVVRVVNRSKGWYEAGIPVAQRSALENA